A portion of the Shewanella sp. SNU WT4 genome contains these proteins:
- a CDS encoding DUF333 domain-containing protein — protein sequence MTNYRSIALVGLCGLLTAACSQTPTQPANTIGMANPSAVFCLEQGGRYEIENQDSGSIGYCYYQGVKYEAWQWYRDQHATDSSD from the coding sequence ATGACCAATTATCGCTCCATTGCATTAGTAGGCCTGTGTGGTTTACTCACTGCGGCTTGCAGCCAAACACCCACTCAACCCGCCAACACTATAGGTATGGCAAATCCGTCAGCGGTATTTTGTCTTGAACAAGGCGGGCGCTATGAAATTGAAAATCAAGACAGTGGCAGCATAGGCTATTGCTATTATCAAGGCGTTAAGTATGAGGCTTGGCAATGGTACCGTGACCAACATGCCACTGACTCTAGTGACTAA
- a CDS encoding GNAT family N-acetyltransferase: MSLADQYTYIETQDLDLIRQAAALIDNRDDNAHPLDHQGYCLSRAVIVALAPSGQLVGCAAIKQGEGDVAEMGYLVVHPDFRRQGIAQRLTQERVSRAKALGIKLLWATVRDENLASKANLNKAGWQFWHSFYSARGTGNIIDWFYLPLHDDVNVDALMQSLVGDRLIVS; encoded by the coding sequence ATGTCACTTGCTGACCAATATACATACATTGAAACCCAAGATCTTGACTTAATAAGACAAGCTGCCGCCTTGATAGATAACCGCGATGACAATGCGCATCCCTTAGATCATCAAGGCTATTGTTTATCTCGAGCCGTCATAGTGGCGTTGGCGCCATCGGGGCAATTAGTCGGATGCGCGGCAATTAAGCAAGGGGAGGGCGATGTAGCTGAAATGGGCTACTTAGTGGTTCACCCTGATTTTCGTCGCCAAGGGATAGCGCAGCGTTTAACGCAAGAGCGTGTTAGCAGGGCTAAAGCTTTAGGGATAAAGCTGTTGTGGGCAACAGTAAGAGATGAGAATCTTGCCAGCAAAGCCAATCTTAATAAAGCGGGCTGGCAATTCTGGCACAGTTTTTATAGTGCGCGTGGTACAGGTAATATTATTGATTGGTTTTATTTGCCCTTGCATGATGATGTTAATGTTGACGCCTTAATGCAGTCCTTAGTGGGCGACAGGCTTATTGTTTCTTAA
- a CDS encoding magnesium transporter — MENQQYQDNTEPFSGDFSDWIQTLTLLDGDAQAQCFAEMLDEAEPGFIALALESLPREQRLDRWQQIDGLARVAVLTMMRSDPRQSILNLLDDDEVDLLFAMLSPEELIDWSDTLPEALVDRALQQMGNRQRERYEIYDQFNESQVGRYADHRMLVLSDSANVAQAQRFFRRIALDCGDNVFITDIDDKYIGTVSRQMIFKADGDVALVSLIDEDKPVLAADTGLFDAAEYLQHSNETEMPILAEDGQLLGRLSLRVATEIIREHLESQLMAGAGLKEDNDLFAPVLKSAQRRAVWLGINLLTAFLASATISLFEPVLAQVVALAVLMPVVASMGGIAGSQSLTLMIRGMAMGQVSRGNLWPLMRNEIGISIVNGVVWSIVIACVAAWWFADPSLGFIIGCAIMINLLAAAASGVLIPMILDKFNQDAALSGSVILTTVTDVIGFFSFLGLATWIYL; from the coding sequence ATAGAAAACCAGCAATACCAAGATAACACTGAGCCTTTTTCTGGGGATTTTTCTGATTGGATCCAGACATTAACCTTATTGGATGGTGACGCCCAAGCTCAGTGCTTTGCCGAAATGCTTGATGAAGCTGAGCCGGGCTTTATCGCCTTGGCGCTGGAATCCTTACCGCGCGAGCAGCGTCTTGACCGTTGGCAGCAAATTGATGGTTTGGCGCGAGTCGCTGTCCTGACTATGATGCGCTCCGATCCTCGACAGAGTATTTTGAATTTACTCGATGACGATGAGGTCGATTTACTCTTTGCGATGTTATCGCCAGAAGAGTTGATTGATTGGAGCGATACCCTCCCCGAAGCGTTAGTTGATCGCGCGCTGCAACAAATGGGCAATCGTCAGCGCGAACGCTATGAAATTTATGATCAATTTAACGAGTCACAAGTGGGTCGTTATGCTGATCACCGCATGTTAGTGCTCAGTGATTCTGCCAATGTGGCCCAGGCACAACGCTTTTTTCGCCGAATTGCCTTAGATTGCGGTGATAACGTGTTTATTACTGATATAGATGATAAATACATAGGAACTGTATCGCGGCAAATGATCTTTAAAGCCGATGGCGACGTGGCCTTAGTGAGCTTAATTGATGAAGATAAGCCGGTGTTAGCCGCCGACACAGGCCTGTTTGATGCCGCCGAATATTTGCAGCACAGCAATGAAACCGAAATGCCTATTTTAGCCGAAGACGGGCAATTGCTCGGGCGCTTGAGCTTACGCGTTGCGACCGAAATTATTCGTGAGCATTTAGAATCACAGTTAATGGCCGGCGCCGGTTTAAAAGAAGACAACGACTTATTTGCGCCAGTATTAAAGAGTGCGCAGCGGCGCGCAGTTTGGCTGGGGATTAACTTACTCACCGCCTTTTTAGCCTCAGCCACAATTAGCTTGTTTGAGCCAGTATTAGCTCAAGTAGTGGCCTTAGCGGTATTAATGCCTGTGGTTGCCTCTATGGGCGGTATTGCTGGCAGTCAATCATTAACCTTAATGATCCGCGGTATGGCCATGGGGCAAGTATCACGTGGTAACTTGTGGCCATTAATGCGCAATGAAATCGGCATCAGCATAGTTAATGGGGTGGTGTGGTCGATTGTGATTGCTTGTGTGGCGGCGTGGTGGTTTGCTGACCCCTCGTTAGGTTTTATTATCGGCTGCGCCATTATGATTAACTTGCTTGCGGCTGCTGCTTCTGGGGTGCTTATTCCGATGATTTTGGACAAATTTAACCAAGATGCTGCGCTTTCAGGTTCAGTCATTCTGACAACTGTAACGGATGTGATTGGCTTTTTTAGCTTTCTAGGTTTGGCGACTTGGATATATCTCTAA
- a CDS encoding small highly charged protein, translated as MSQYKDFDEQEPWEQTSKGRQKKIKPRQRSGKKRYFDDMEIGIYQKNAKS; from the coding sequence ATGTCTCAGTACAAAGACTTCGATGAGCAGGAACCTTGGGAACAAACAAGCAAGGGGCGGCAGAAGAAGATCAAACCCAGACAGCGCTCAGGAAAGAAACGTTACTTTGATGATATGGAGATTGGCATTTACCAAAAAAACGCTAAAAGCTAA
- the phoB gene encoding phosphate regulon transcriptional regulator PhoB, giving the protein MPARILIVEDELAIREMLTFVLEQHGFITSEADDVESALSMMTEPYPDLILLDWMLPGGSGIQVAKKIKQDEYSRQIPIIMLTARGEEEDKLKGLEVGADDYVTKPFSPKELVARIKAVLRRSAPTRLEEAIEVNGLSLDPVSHRVNVGEHVLDMGPTEFRLLHFFMTHPERVYSREQLLDNVWGTNVYVEDRTVDVHIRRLRKALESHGHDSFIQTVRGAGYRFSTRV; this is encoded by the coding sequence ATGCCAGCAAGAATTTTGATTGTTGAAGATGAACTCGCCATACGTGAAATGTTGACTTTTGTTCTTGAACAGCATGGTTTTATCACATCTGAAGCGGATGATGTTGAGTCAGCGCTGTCAATGATGACAGAACCTTACCCAGATTTAATTTTGCTCGATTGGATGCTACCAGGCGGTAGTGGTATTCAAGTGGCTAAGAAAATTAAGCAAGATGAATATTCGCGTCAAATCCCCATCATAATGCTAACCGCTCGTGGTGAAGAAGAAGATAAGCTCAAAGGTTTAGAAGTCGGCGCCGATGATTATGTGACTAAGCCATTTTCACCTAAAGAGCTGGTGGCGCGGATTAAAGCGGTACTGCGCCGCAGCGCGCCCACTCGTTTAGAAGAAGCCATTGAAGTCAACGGGTTGTCGTTAGATCCAGTGTCGCATCGAGTTAACGTCGGTGAACATGTGCTCGACATGGGGCCCACTGAATTTAGATTGCTGCACTTTTTCATGACTCATCCTGAGCGCGTTTATAGCCGCGAACAGTTGCTGGATAATGTCTGGGGCACCAATGTGTACGTTGAAGATCGCACCGTTGATGTGCATATTCGGCGTTTACGTAAGGCGCTTGAGAGTCATGGTCATGATAGCTTTATTCAAACCGTGCGCGGGGCTGGCTATCGTTTTTCAACCCGAGTGTAG
- a CDS encoding RsmB/NOP family class I SAM-dependent RNA methyltransferase: MGNPTPLASAPTLTLSSHKRAYSYAVTISHLFADIHASHLPADRVIGQYFRDNKKHGSKDRRVIRESLFSMFRWWGWLAQFSNGEIVSKQAPLPKFWFQQLCGCAQLEQHSWQDIITAWHELGDLFVCPDMPSETLEQKAQMLQQVMPSGVTLTLEQLVPAWFWQVTEISEHNKPRLIAAMTSRPPIWARAQGVSVASLVTELQQQGIDAKASEYFSDALSLGHKSINLNDISQYQQGKIEIQDLASQVIGQVCAPKPNQQWWDACSGAGGKSLQLASLMKAQGQGGSIVASDIRQHALDELIKRAKRAKVNNISIARWRSDELPVAAGSFDGVLVDAPCSCTGTWRRNPDMRWLDTQAVVDEKPQLQLDILTRCSRAVKAGGVLVYATCSVAAAENELVVKAFLAQHPEFSIETIAHPFTGEASQMLTIWPYEADSDAMFVCRMRRI, from the coding sequence ATGGGCAATCCAACTCCCCTTGCAAGCGCACCAACTCTTACTCTGAGTTCGCACAAACGCGCCTACAGCTACGCTGTTACTATTTCACATTTATTTGCAGATATTCATGCATCTCATCTGCCCGCTGATCGGGTAATTGGCCAGTATTTTCGTGACAACAAAAAACATGGTTCCAAAGACAGAAGAGTTATCCGTGAAAGCTTATTTAGCATGTTTAGATGGTGGGGTTGGTTAGCACAATTTTCAAATGGCGAAATAGTCAGTAAGCAAGCACCATTACCTAAGTTTTGGTTTCAGCAATTGTGTGGCTGCGCCCAGTTAGAGCAACATTCCTGGCAAGACATAATCACAGCCTGGCATGAGTTAGGTGACTTATTTGTATGTCCCGACATGCCAAGCGAGACTCTTGAGCAAAAAGCGCAAATGTTACAACAAGTCATGCCAAGCGGCGTGACGCTAACTCTTGAGCAACTAGTTCCTGCATGGTTTTGGCAAGTCACAGAAATTAGTGAGCACAATAAACCCCGCTTAATCGCCGCTATGACCAGTCGTCCACCTATTTGGGCTCGAGCTCAAGGCGTTAGCGTGGCAAGCTTAGTCACTGAATTACAACAGCAAGGCATTGATGCTAAGGCGAGCGAATATTTTAGTGATGCCCTAAGCCTTGGCCATAAAAGCATTAACCTCAATGATATAAGCCAATATCAACAAGGAAAAATTGAGATCCAAGATTTAGCCTCACAAGTGATTGGCCAAGTGTGTGCCCCTAAACCTAACCAACAATGGTGGGATGCTTGTAGTGGCGCCGGCGGCAAGAGCTTACAGCTAGCATCGTTAATGAAAGCGCAAGGTCAAGGTGGCAGCATAGTAGCCTCTGATATTCGCCAGCACGCACTTGATGAATTAATCAAACGCGCTAAACGTGCCAAGGTTAACAACATCAGTATTGCTCGCTGGCGCAGTGATGAATTACCTGTTGCAGCCGGCAGCTTTGATGGCGTATTGGTCGATGCTCCATGCAGTTGCACTGGTACTTGGCGACGCAACCCAGATATGCGTTGGCTAGATACTCAAGCCGTGGTTGATGAAAAGCCTCAGCTACAACTTGATATTTTGACTCGCTGTAGCCGCGCAGTTAAGGCCGGCGGCGTCTTAGTCTATGCCACTTGCTCAGTGGCCGCCGCTGAAAACGAGCTGGTCGTTAAGGCATTTTTAGCCCAGCACCCTGAATTTAGCATTGAAACCATAGCTCACCCGTTTACAGGTGAAGCCAGTCAGATGTTAACTATTTGGCCTTATGAGGCCGATAGCGATGCTATGTTTGTGTGCCGTATGCGCCGCATCTAA
- a CDS encoding phosphate ABC transporter substrate-binding protein PstS family protein gives MKLNKLISAIAFTATGLFSTASMAALDPNLASYEKTSGVSGNLSSVGSDTLANMMTLWAEEFKHIYPNVNIQIQAAGSSTAPPALTEGTAQFGPMSRKMKPNEVEAFEKHFGYPPTAIRVAIDALAVFVHKDNPIKGLSIEDLDGIFSSTHKCGDTNVTRWGQLGLSGNWADKDIQLYGRNSVSGTYGYFKDEALCKGDFKPNVNEQPGSASVVQSVSQSLNAIGYSGIGYKTAGVKAVAISKKGDKYVEATAENAVNGTYPLSRYLYVYINKAPNKPLSPMDREFVRYMLSKEGQTVVKKDGYVPVPASVVNKDLAALGL, from the coding sequence ATGAAATTGAATAAGCTGATTAGTGCCATAGCCTTTACTGCAACAGGATTGTTTTCAACAGCGTCAATGGCGGCTCTCGATCCTAACTTAGCTAGCTACGAAAAAACCAGTGGTGTTTCAGGTAACTTATCTTCAGTAGGTTCAGATACCTTAGCCAACATGATGACCTTATGGGCTGAAGAATTTAAGCACATTTATCCTAACGTAAATATTCAAATTCAAGCCGCAGGTTCATCGACTGCGCCGCCAGCCTTAACCGAAGGTACTGCCCAGTTTGGCCCAATGAGCCGCAAAATGAAGCCAAATGAAGTTGAAGCCTTTGAAAAGCATTTCGGTTACCCACCGACTGCCATTCGAGTCGCCATCGACGCCTTGGCGGTATTCGTGCACAAAGATAACCCTATCAAAGGGCTAAGCATTGAAGATCTCGACGGTATTTTCTCATCGACCCATAAGTGCGGTGATACTAACGTGACTCGTTGGGGACAACTAGGCTTAAGCGGTAACTGGGCTGATAAAGATATTCAATTATATGGTCGCAACTCAGTCTCTGGCACTTACGGTTACTTTAAAGATGAAGCCTTATGTAAAGGTGACTTTAAGCCCAATGTGAACGAGCAGCCAGGTTCAGCCTCTGTGGTGCAGTCAGTTTCTCAGTCTCTGAACGCTATTGGTTATTCAGGCATAGGTTATAAGACTGCCGGCGTTAAAGCCGTTGCCATCTCTAAAAAGGGTGACAAGTATGTGGAAGCTACCGCTGAGAACGCAGTAAACGGTACTTACCCATTATCGCGTTACTTATACGTGTACATTAACAAGGCACCGAATAAGCCATTATCACCAATGGACAGAGAGTTCGTGCGTTACATGTTATCTAAAGAAGGCCAAACCGTGGTTAAGAAAGACGGTTATGTGCCAGTGCCTGCCAGTGTAGTCAATAAAGATTTAGCGGCACTGGGATTATAA
- the syd gene encoding SecY-interacting protein yields MTSVSCHSQLHDFLKRYTHSYQEQMGELPQCYPMDMPSPCMIEPLPSNDSRVHWQWQAQEPQASFKNIELALDISFWPDIANFYGSFYAGTLYFHSEQGAGELLQTWSGDDLEALQKNLIGHIMMKQKLKQPLTWFIGLLADGDHMITVNNQDGSVWTEVPGHEQEQKLASSLAEYLTLLTPRVMLPVAPVHEEMPELSHPGMINRLKVMWHNLTGKH; encoded by the coding sequence ATGACTTCAGTGTCCTGTCATAGTCAATTACACGATTTTTTAAAGAGATACACCCACAGTTACCAAGAGCAAATGGGGGAATTACCTCAGTGCTATCCCATGGATATGCCATCACCTTGCATGATTGAACCCTTACCGAGTAATGATTCTCGGGTGCATTGGCAGTGGCAAGCGCAAGAGCCACAAGCCAGCTTTAAAAATATTGAATTAGCTTTAGACATTAGTTTTTGGCCAGATATCGCCAATTTTTACGGCAGTTTTTATGCGGGCACCTTGTATTTTCATAGCGAGCAAGGCGCCGGCGAGTTATTGCAGACTTGGAGTGGCGACGACTTAGAGGCTCTGCAAAAAAATCTGATTGGCCATATCATGATGAAGCAAAAGCTCAAGCAGCCGCTGACATGGTTTATTGGCTTGTTAGCCGATGGCGATCATATGATTACCGTTAATAATCAAGATGGTAGCGTATGGACTGAAGTGCCTGGCCATGAGCAAGAGCAAAAGTTAGCCTCAAGCTTGGCTGAGTATTTAACTCTGTTAACCCCGCGCGTAATGCTGCCGGTGGCGCCAGTTCATGAAGAAATGCCAGAACTTAGCCATCCTGGCATGATTAACCGCTTAAAAGTGATGTGGCACAATTTGACGGGTAAGCATTAA
- a CDS encoding zinc ribbon domain-containing protein YjdM: MSAMPNCPKCNSEYTYFDGSLFACPECAHEWVEGAETEATETEKVYKDANGAILQDGDTVTVIKDLKLKGSSLVVKVGTKVKNIRLVDSDHDIDCKIDGFGAMKLKSEFVKKV; the protein is encoded by the coding sequence ATGTCTGCTATGCCAAATTGCCCTAAGTGCAACTCTGAATACACCTATTTTGATGGTAGCCTGTTCGCTTGCCCAGAATGTGCCCATGAATGGGTTGAAGGCGCTGAAACTGAGGCGACTGAGACTGAAAAAGTATACAAGGATGCTAACGGTGCTATCTTGCAAGATGGCGACACAGTGACTGTGATCAAAGACCTGAAACTTAAAGGTTCATCTTTAGTCGTTAAAGTGGGTACTAAAGTGAAGAATATCCGTTTAGTGGATAGCGATCACGATATCGACTGTAAGATTGATGGCTTTGGTGCCATGAAGTTAAAGTCAGAATTTGTTAAGAAAGTTTAA
- the queF gene encoding NADPH-dependent 7-cyano-7-deazaguanine reductase QueF (Catalyzes the NADPH-dependent reduction of 7-cyano-7-deazaguanine (preQ0) to 7-aminomethyl-7-deazaguanine (preQ1) in queuosine biosynthesis) encodes MTRHNDPYHGAKELAGLTLGQATTYKDQYAPELLQGVPRALNRQAIGLTAELPFTGVDIWTGYELSWLNAKGKPMVAIAEFVLPVDSPNLVESKSFKLYLNSLNQTKFASVDDLQQTLIKDLSGCAGKPVKVSIIEPKHFNHQRVVELPGHCIDELDIEVSDYSFNPDYLSDSTDKKQVVAETLTSNLLKSNCLITSQPDWGSVMVRYQGPKIDREKLLRYLISFRQHNEFHEQCVERIFMDLKQFCHCTKLTVYARYTRRGGLDINPYRSDFEHVLDNHRLARQ; translated from the coding sequence ATGACACGACATAACGACCCATATCATGGCGCAAAGGAACTCGCCGGATTAACTTTAGGTCAAGCGACCACCTATAAAGACCAATATGCGCCAGAGTTATTGCAAGGCGTGCCAAGAGCCCTTAATCGTCAAGCCATTGGCTTAACAGCAGAATTACCTTTTACTGGGGTAGATATCTGGACGGGTTATGAACTTTCTTGGCTTAATGCTAAAGGTAAGCCTATGGTTGCTATCGCCGAGTTTGTCCTGCCTGTTGATAGCCCTAATTTAGTCGAATCTAAGTCGTTTAAACTCTACCTTAATAGCCTAAATCAAACTAAGTTTGCCTCGGTTGATGACCTGCAACAAACATTAATCAAAGATTTAAGTGGATGCGCTGGTAAACCTGTAAAAGTTTCTATCATTGAGCCTAAGCACTTTAATCATCAGCGGGTGGTTGAATTACCTGGCCACTGCATAGATGAACTTGATATTGAAGTCTCAGATTACAGTTTTAATCCTGACTACCTCAGTGATAGCACAGATAAAAAGCAAGTAGTGGCAGAGACTCTGACCTCTAATCTGTTGAAATCTAACTGCTTAATTACTTCTCAACCCGATTGGGGCAGCGTGATGGTGCGCTATCAAGGACCTAAGATTGATAGAGAGAAATTATTACGCTATTTAATTTCTTTCCGCCAACACAATGAGTTCCATGAGCAATGTGTCGAGCGCATTTTTATGGACTTAAAACAGTTTTGCCATTGCACTAAGTTAACTGTCTATGCGCGCTATACCCGCCGCGGTGGTTTAGACATTAATCCATACCGCAGTGATTTTGAGCATGTCTTAGACAATCATCGCTTGGCGCGGCAATAG
- a CDS encoding YfaZ family outer membrane protein: MTHFTKPLLLLAFMALPATAAEFNLGLNDDVVAAELIAPIAKNANAGINYIYGDDEGYLLQATTHVTHDAGVHHMEFGLQYSQLWSLTSPDGNMLAIGGRYAVDLGSKLSWHAAGYYTPSVLAFGKLDGHYEADTKVQYDLTPQLGFYVGYRYMRFKYERVADNTFDSSFYLGMKVRF; encoded by the coding sequence ATGACTCATTTTACTAAGCCGTTGTTGTTACTTGCTTTCATGGCCTTGCCTGCCACAGCTGCTGAATTCAATTTAGGGTTAAATGACGATGTAGTGGCTGCAGAGTTAATTGCACCTATAGCCAAAAATGCCAATGCTGGCATTAATTACATTTATGGCGATGATGAAGGTTATCTCTTACAAGCTACAACACATGTGACCCACGATGCGGGTGTTCATCACATGGAGTTTGGTCTGCAGTACTCGCAGTTATGGTCGCTCACTAGCCCTGATGGCAATATGTTAGCCATTGGTGGTCGATATGCCGTTGATTTAGGTTCTAAATTATCTTGGCACGCGGCGGGTTACTATACGCCATCAGTATTGGCCTTTGGTAAGCTCGATGGTCATTACGAAGCCGATACCAAGGTTCAATATGACTTGACGCCGCAACTTGGTTTTTATGTGGGCTATCGCTATATGCGCTTTAAGTATGAGCGCGTGGCTGATAACACTTTTGACTCAAGTTTTTATCTCGGCATGAAAGTACGATTTTAA
- a CDS encoding sporulation protein, translating into MFKKLLASIGIGSAKVDTLLHTEHLYPGQEFSGEILVIGGDVAQEISGLDLALMTKVKVEGENGDHFTNHMLQNWHISDKFTIAPKEQRRIPFKATLHPETPLTQLDTRVNQSQVWLATGLNIDMAIDASDKDPLYIYPNEVATAFMQAMNNAGYQLFKADVEKGYLNTREFRSASGCYQELEYRPLRTSLFGVKEVELSFVPAHNVTHVLIELDRAFKGDGFRSLSINHDAASIANIAQRLQPLLS; encoded by the coding sequence ATGTTTAAAAAATTACTGGCATCCATTGGTATAGGCTCGGCCAAGGTCGATACCTTATTGCATACCGAGCATTTGTATCCAGGACAAGAATTCAGCGGTGAAATTTTAGTAATAGGCGGAGATGTTGCCCAAGAAATTTCAGGCCTAGATCTCGCCTTAATGACTAAGGTGAAAGTAGAAGGTGAAAATGGCGACCATTTTACCAATCATATGCTGCAAAATTGGCATATTAGCGACAAATTCACTATTGCGCCGAAGGAGCAGCGCCGCATCCCCTTTAAAGCGACTCTGCATCCAGAAACCCCACTGACGCAACTTGATACGCGCGTTAATCAGTCGCAAGTGTGGTTAGCTACCGGCCTTAATATTGATATGGCGATTGATGCCAGTGACAAAGACCCTCTGTATATCTACCCCAATGAAGTCGCCACCGCCTTTATGCAAGCCATGAATAATGCCGGCTATCAGTTATTTAAAGCAGACGTTGAGAAAGGTTACTTAAATACGCGCGAATTTCGCTCAGCTTCTGGCTGCTATCAAGAACTTGAATATCGGCCGCTGCGCACTAGCTTATTTGGCGTGAAAGAAGTCGAGCTATCCTTTGTGCCAGCGCACAACGTCACTCATGTGTTAATTGAGCTCGATCGAGCCTTTAAAGGGGATGGCTTTCGCAGCCTGAGCATTAATCACGATGCTGCCAGTATTGCCAACATAGCCCAGCGTTTACAGCCATTACTGAGCTAA
- the phoR gene encoding phosphate regulon sensor histidine kinase PhoR: MFDSYSGYRLVGRIILLLILIVVVGLLFDSLASVLLVSASVWLIWHYRQLMRLNYWLWRDKRLTPPQGRGSWEGVFNGIYRLQQKNRKKISQLMAILGRFRQGGEALPDAAVVLDADRNILWCNRLAQLLLGLEWPKDKGQRLDNLLRHPDFIQYINHENYNLPLELPSPIADGKLLELRLIAYGDSQLLLIARDISRIRQLESMRRDFVANVSHELKTPLTVLQGYVEVMQSMAEDDDINQRPLKLMQQQTERMGHMIEQLLTLSRIEAAEDSDLRQQVDMDKLRALLEQEAQALSLEQHKIEFDWQPGLWVLGDSVQMQSACSNLLTNAIRYTPVGGSIKVSWQRVYQGARFYVQDSGEGIARKHISRLTERFYRVDSARSRHTGGSGLGLAIVKHALNHHHSQLDVVSALGKGSQFSFTISHQLLTAPGTLTAENSPSVI; the protein is encoded by the coding sequence ATGTTTGATTCCTATTCTGGTTATCGATTAGTTGGCCGCATTATTTTACTGTTAATTTTGATAGTAGTAGTGGGCTTATTATTCGACTCTCTTGCCTCAGTATTATTAGTCAGTGCCAGCGTGTGGTTGATATGGCATTACCGTCAATTAATGCGGCTTAATTATTGGTTGTGGCGCGATAAAAGACTCACGCCGCCGCAAGGGCGCGGCAGCTGGGAAGGCGTCTTTAATGGTATTTATCGACTGCAGCAAAAGAATCGCAAAAAAATCAGTCAATTAATGGCGATATTAGGCCGATTTCGTCAAGGGGGGGAAGCCTTACCCGATGCTGCGGTCGTCTTAGATGCGGATAGAAATATTTTATGGTGTAACCGCTTAGCGCAATTATTACTTGGGCTTGAGTGGCCCAAAGATAAAGGTCAACGCTTAGATAATCTGCTGCGCCATCCAGATTTCATTCAATACATTAATCATGAAAACTATAACCTGCCGCTGGAGTTACCTTCTCCGATTGCCGATGGCAAATTACTGGAACTGCGATTAATTGCTTATGGTGATAGTCAGTTATTGCTGATAGCTCGCGATATCAGCCGTATTCGCCAACTTGAAAGCATGCGCCGCGATTTTGTTGCTAATGTTTCCCATGAATTAAAAACGCCGTTAACTGTATTGCAAGGCTATGTCGAAGTAATGCAAAGCATGGCGGAAGACGATGATATTAATCAACGCCCGCTTAAATTGATGCAGCAGCAAACTGAGCGTATGGGGCACATGATTGAACAGTTACTGACGTTATCGCGCATTGAAGCGGCTGAAGACAGTGATTTAAGGCAGCAGGTTGATATGGATAAACTGCGCGCGTTACTTGAACAAGAAGCGCAGGCCTTATCCCTTGAACAGCATAAGATTGAGTTTGATTGGCAGCCTGGCCTGTGGGTGCTTGGTGATAGCGTACAGATGCAAAGCGCGTGCTCTAACTTACTGACTAATGCTATTCGCTACACCCCCGTAGGTGGCAGCATTAAAGTCAGTTGGCAGCGAGTTTATCAAGGTGCGCGTTTTTACGTACAAGATTCTGGTGAGGGCATAGCAAGAAAGCATATATCGCGTTTAACTGAGCGTTTTTATCGCGTCGACAGCGCGCGCTCGCGCCATACTGGCGGCAGTGGTTTAGGGCTTGCAATCGTTAAACACGCGCTTAATCATCATCATAGTCAGTTAGACGTGGTCAGTGCTCTTGGCAAAGGTAGTCAGTTTAGTTTCACTATTTCGCATCAATTACTGACAGCGCCTGGAACATTAACTGCGGAAAATTCGCCGAGTGTCATATAA